In Haloplanus rubicundus, one DNA window encodes the following:
- the csg gene encoding HVO_2072 family ArtA-dependent S-layer glycoprotein: MSVTAAPQPALQTTSTPDTAQQGETFQITYEFTNDGDENGTAGLEFQLPDGVQVTNYDPESQFDVEGAYVFGEVAPGESQSVTVTFEVADDASTGDATVTADGTISGTDDTSTVDTTVTIEEADGGNGDNGNGGVDPDDDNRAANEDGTGAFNTADGEGYFLPDATLFQGESDVFPSEDFEGDLTKSAGDAEGVPLNTPNIPQNQETGRYDDGSGNTVTVQQPRVTTLEVLNTNGNDIAGGSVAEGESDSSGAGQLTVVGAWNFENAENLELTVEDDSGLDVTGDSVDDAVKTSADTGTDVNGQSISQNEVGYDVDLSNTGTGTYTISLAGTDDLDFGEASQSTTITVTGDDDPSLSLDSDSVVRGEDVRFEIQGSDAGDEHVVIIEADDFRDGVSNDNAQHIFRNVGDTNEVGVVTDGGTTVAPRGTPVNDDIDYAYATIEVDDDTGVGVGQIETQYLDETDIDVFLYEQNFPVPFDQGSTAADEAEVDDESLEVQEGDLSIESPGNAYVVGSEVDVNGTASEGIDDVAFFARRNNDYEIVEIDGSNTLTVDADGTFEEEDVVLSEGDGSGNDIISLPGTYRFGVVDVGGLSGSPETNDDYSLSPSEFNTNTSTQQSLRVTDTELSATVKTVGGQVSTTDATVNISGSAFGASNVDVLFIGDRGGTWTQDISVDDDNTFEEDDVSISGLEDGQRVSVHILIPGRDGEYGTTGESDIDGYLATKNFETSTGQQIRENVVADTIEETGSDDRMVTANFRYSDAQTQIQTVYPEGMEASGVNPVGVDDTMVVGGSTNLRPDDNSITVELMTDEGDSVALATTDEWSYDGTWSTSLELEDVQTGTYDLEADDGENTDLVQVEIVQSVQTATPEPTETPEPTPTDTPEPTPEPTPEPTPEPTPEPTDTATATPTPTEGGGPGFGAIVAVIALIAAALLAVRRDN; encoded by the coding sequence ATGTCTGTAACGGCGGCGCCACAGCCCGCCCTGCAGACGACGTCTACCCCTGATACAGCACAGCAGGGCGAGACGTTCCAGATCACGTACGAATTCACGAATGACGGCGACGAAAACGGGACGGCTGGACTTGAATTCCAGCTCCCTGATGGCGTACAGGTCACGAACTACGATCCCGAAAGTCAGTTCGACGTCGAGGGCGCCTACGTCTTCGGCGAGGTCGCGCCTGGCGAGAGCCAGTCGGTGACCGTTACGTTCGAGGTCGCGGACGACGCGTCCACGGGCGATGCAACGGTGACCGCTGATGGTACGATCTCGGGGACGGACGACACCTCAACCGTTGACACGACCGTTACCATCGAAGAAGCCGATGGTGGCAACGGTGACAACGGAAACGGCGGCGTTGACCCCGACGATGACAACCGCGCCGCGAACGAGGACGGGACGGGTGCCTTCAACACCGCCGACGGTGAAGGGTACTTCCTCCCCGATGCGACGCTCTTCCAGGGCGAATCCGATGTCTTCCCCAGTGAGGATTTCGAGGGCGACCTGACGAAGTCGGCTGGTGACGCAGAAGGCGTCCCGCTCAACACGCCGAACATCCCGCAGAACCAGGAAACTGGACGCTACGATGACGGTAGCGGAAACACCGTCACTGTCCAACAGCCGCGCGTCACGACGCTTGAGGTGCTCAACACCAACGGCAATGACATCGCTGGCGGCTCCGTCGCCGAAGGCGAGTCTGACTCGAGTGGTGCAGGTCAGCTCACGGTCGTTGGCGCCTGGAACTTCGAGAACGCCGAAAACCTCGAACTGACGGTCGAGGACGATTCCGGTCTCGACGTGACCGGTGACTCCGTTGATGACGCAGTCAAGACCAGTGCCGATACTGGGACGGACGTCAACGGTCAGTCGATCTCGCAGAACGAGGTCGGCTACGATGTCGACCTCTCGAACACCGGTACGGGAACGTACACGATTAGCCTCGCTGGCACGGACGACCTCGACTTCGGTGAGGCGTCCCAGTCCACGACCATCACCGTCACTGGTGACGACGACCCGAGCCTTAGCCTCGATTCGGACAGCGTCGTCCGCGGTGAGGACGTCCGCTTCGAGATTCAGGGTTCGGACGCTGGTGACGAGCACGTGGTCATCATCGAGGCTGACGACTTCCGCGATGGTGTCTCTAACGACAACGCCCAGCATATCTTCCGTAATGTTGGTGACACCAACGAAGTCGGTGTCGTGACCGACGGTGGCACCACCGTCGCGCCGCGTGGCACCCCGGTCAATGATGACATTGATTACGCGTACGCGACCATCGAGGTCGACGACGACACGGGTGTCGGCGTCGGTCAGATCGAGACGCAGTACCTCGACGAGACGGACATCGATGTCTTCCTGTACGAGCAGAACTTCCCCGTTCCGTTCGATCAGGGCTCCACGGCAGCTGACGAGGCTGAAGTGGACGACGAGTCCCTCGAGGTTCAGGAAGGCGACCTCTCGATCGAATCGCCCGGTAACGCGTACGTTGTCGGCAGCGAAGTCGACGTCAACGGCACGGCGTCCGAGGGCATCGACGATGTTGCCTTCTTCGCCCGCCGTAACAACGACTACGAGATCGTCGAAATCGACGGCTCCAACACGCTGACCGTCGACGCCGACGGTACGTTCGAAGAGGAAGACGTCGTCCTCAGCGAAGGGGACGGCTCCGGGAACGACATCATCTCGCTCCCCGGTACCTACCGCTTCGGTGTGGTTGACGTCGGCGGCCTCTCGGGCTCGCCCGAGACCAACGACGACTACAGCCTGTCGCCCTCGGAGTTCAACACGAACACGAGCACCCAGCAGTCGCTGCGGGTGACCGACACGGAACTGTCGGCGACGGTCAAGACCGTCGGCGGTCAGGTCTCGACCACTGACGCGACGGTGAACATCTCGGGCAGCGCGTTCGGTGCTTCGAACGTCGATGTCCTGTTCATCGGCGACCGTGGTGGTACCTGGACCCAGGACATCTCGGTCGACGATGACAACACGTTCGAAGAGGACGACGTGTCCATCAGCGGTCTCGAGGATGGTCAGCGCGTCAGCGTCCACATCCTGATCCCCGGTCGTGACGGCGAATACGGCACGACTGGCGAGTCCGATATCGACGGCTACCTCGCCACCAAGAACTTCGAGACCTCCACGGGACAGCAGATCCGTGAGAACGTTGTCGCAGACACGATCGAGGAGACTGGAAGTGACGACCGCATGGTCACGGCGAACTTCCGGTACTCCGACGCGCAGACGCAGATCCAGACGGTCTACCCCGAAGGCATGGAGGCCTCCGGTGTGAACCCGGTTGGCGTCGACGACACGATGGTCGTCGGAGGCTCGACCAACCTGCGTCCGGACGACAACTCGATCACTGTCGAACTGATGACCGACGAGGGTGACTCGGTCGCCCTCGCGACCACCGACGAGTGGTCCTACGACGGCACGTGGTCGACGAGCCTCGAGCTGGAAGACGTCCAGACGGGCACGTACGACCTCGAAGCCGACGACGGTGAGAACACGGACCTCGTTCAGGTAGAGATCGTCCAGAGCGTCCAGACGGCAACGCCGGAACCGACGGAGACGCCGGAGCCGACGCCGACTGACACGCCGGAACCGACGCCGGAACCGACGCCGGAACCGACGCCGGAACCGACGCCGGAACCGACGGACACGGCAACGGCCACGCCGACGCCCACTGAGGGTGGCGGTCCTGGCTTCGGTGCCATCGTCGCCGTCATCGCGCTCATCGCGGCTGCGCTGCTGGCCGTCCGGCGCGACAACTAA
- a CDS encoding surface glycoprotein has protein sequence MTNSTNKLRSLFLAMLMVLSVVGGSVAFAGTAAANAPDSGAYAAGNAPGGDATPTTDTTTGLTTKIADVGFQTPGNVTHVEVNASYGSDANGIDTSDIESVSVILLDNNNGTVAESGQVIYDEAPVNVSFEGTDATTGDEVGRLQVLAKVSSSASDGDAIDAGVTVTDTASGTQFEGNTPYDTAGSQTVVISDTFVSAQVKRTGANGSTVEDATVQFVNNDTGTIIAERITQSSGATSSVRVAPGVNIRADANKGGFTKSSSQIASVPRGESRELDVTITPEGVAKNIEIIAADPASESAIANGTDQVTYYAQVTGQFGEQEDQPLDGFDVSSAVENDPNTGSVTLSPGTDTTQEVTLPDGSTANGTAVFTVSDSEAEQVNVSFTVDDNTTVQTFAQPSFRNERGDAYLQGEVIENTTGSIVGGATVWAAYPGENQTLAYAEQTQPWLVSGVNSEGKYVIEDIVAGDINIYAVADGYNRLNRTGDDVGTYVAADETETVTAGQTENHDLTLEEGGPTQEYRLDVTVDDGNKTVEAPAGTEVTATVTVEQRPEGSSVSYSDAANQDITVETTDNLPLEPDSQNVTTDANGEAQVTFQAENSGETNITASTENSDGDVYNTTGSEEATVSVFSTAEITGDVVNEDDEELARGQATVELFILNETSEYESTGQVSEIGSSGSYVFTNVRSNEQYRMIATTDAGLEGQATTVPNIPSGTTTNDIVVVGAEPSPADFQVSNLNPQNVTVTQGDEITVSATVTNNGSVDDTKAVEFRVGNNVVASQQVSLNVNDSTTVTFENVSTSALSAGTYTHGVYTEDDSQTATLTIESSGNNGETTITDVLNVIQEYNNNNAELGEVLEIIQAYNENN, from the coding sequence ATGACAAACTCAACAAATAAATTGCGCAGCCTGTTCTTGGCCATGCTAATGGTCCTCTCAGTGGTGGGAGGATCCGTAGCATTCGCTGGGACAGCCGCTGCAAATGCGCCCGATTCAGGGGCGTATGCCGCAGGAAACGCTCCTGGTGGGGATGCTACTCCCACTACGGACACAACGACGGGGTTGACAACAAAAATCGCTGATGTTGGATTCCAGACCCCTGGTAATGTTACTCACGTTGAAGTTAATGCCAGCTATGGCAGCGATGCCAATGGCATTGACACGAGTGACATTGAGTCCGTGAGTGTCATCCTGCTGGATAACAACAACGGTACAGTCGCAGAGAGCGGTCAGGTAATCTACGACGAGGCACCAGTAAACGTCTCATTCGAAGGGACTGACGCAACAACCGGTGACGAGGTTGGTCGACTGCAGGTCCTTGCCAAGGTGAGTAGTAGTGCATCTGACGGAGATGCTATCGACGCAGGTGTGACCGTCACCGACACCGCGTCCGGCACGCAGTTCGAAGGAAACACTCCGTATGACACGGCTGGCAGTCAGACCGTTGTCATTTCGGACACCTTCGTTAGTGCCCAGGTCAAGCGAACTGGAGCCAACGGATCGACCGTTGAGGACGCTACTGTCCAGTTCGTGAATAACGATACTGGTACGATTATAGCTGAGCGCATTACCCAGTCCAGTGGCGCAACGTCGTCCGTCCGTGTCGCACCTGGTGTGAACATCCGCGCAGATGCCAACAAGGGCGGCTTCACGAAGTCCAGTTCACAGATTGCCTCCGTTCCACGGGGAGAGTCACGTGAACTGGACGTGACGATCACTCCGGAAGGAGTTGCAAAGAATATCGAAATCATCGCAGCTGACCCGGCTAGCGAGTCTGCTATCGCCAACGGAACTGACCAGGTCACCTACTACGCGCAGGTGACTGGTCAGTTCGGTGAGCAGGAGGATCAGCCACTGGATGGCTTCGATGTCAGTTCAGCCGTCGAAAACGATCCCAACACAGGTAGTGTCACTCTCTCACCTGGTACGGATACTACGCAGGAAGTGACGCTTCCGGACGGCAGCACGGCTAACGGTACTGCCGTGTTTACTGTCTCCGACAGTGAAGCTGAGCAGGTGAATGTCAGCTTTACTGTTGATGACAACACGACGGTTCAGACCTTCGCTCAGCCGTCCTTCCGTAATGAGCGTGGCGACGCGTACCTGCAGGGTGAAGTTATTGAGAACACCACTGGCTCTATAGTTGGGGGCGCAACGGTTTGGGCCGCCTACCCTGGCGAAAACCAGACCCTTGCCTACGCGGAGCAGACCCAGCCATGGCTCGTTAGTGGTGTTAACTCTGAAGGGAAGTACGTCATCGAAGATATCGTAGCGGGTGATATCAACATCTACGCCGTTGCAGACGGCTATAACCGTCTGAATCGGACTGGTGACGATGTTGGCACCTACGTGGCTGCAGACGAAACGGAAACCGTCACCGCCGGCCAGACCGAGAACCACGACCTCACGCTTGAGGAAGGTGGCCCGACACAGGAATACCGGCTTGACGTGACGGTTGACGACGGCAATAAGACAGTCGAAGCTCCTGCAGGGACTGAGGTGACGGCAACGGTCACCGTTGAACAGCGCCCTGAGGGTAGCTCCGTGTCGTACAGTGATGCTGCAAACCAAGACATCACCGTTGAAACGACCGATAATCTCCCCTTGGAACCGGATAGCCAGAATGTCACCACGGACGCTAATGGTGAAGCACAGGTGACGTTCCAAGCGGAGAATTCTGGTGAGACGAACATCACTGCTTCGACTGAGAACAGTGATGGGGACGTCTACAACACGACCGGTAGCGAAGAGGCGACTGTCTCCGTCTTCTCGACGGCTGAAATCACCGGTGACGTCGTGAACGAGGATGACGAAGAACTCGCCCGTGGCCAGGCTACGGTCGAACTGTTCATCCTCAATGAGACTAGCGAGTACGAATCGACTGGCCAAGTCTCTGAGATCGGATCCTCGGGCTCGTACGTGTTCACCAACGTTCGGTCTAATGAGCAGTACCGCATGATTGCCACGACCGACGCTGGCCTAGAAGGCCAGGCTACGACCGTCCCTAACATCCCGAGCGGGACGACAACCAACGACATCGTCGTCGTTGGTGCCGAACCGAGCCCGGCTGACTTCCAGGTCTCGAACCTCAACCCGCAGAACGTGACCGTTACGCAGGGTGACGAGATCACGGTCTCGGCAACGGTGACTAATAATGGCTCTGTCGACGACACGAAAGCGGTCGAATTCCGTGTCGGTAACAACGTCGTTGCGAGTCAGCAGGTCTCGCTGAACGTGAACGACAGCACGACCGTGACCTTCGAAAACGTCAGCACGTCGGCCCTCTCGGCTGGCACCTACACGCACGGTGTGTACACCGAGGACGACAGCCAGACGGCAACGCTGACCATCGAAAGCAGCGGTAACAACGGTGAAACGACCATCACTGACGTCTTGAACGTCATCCAGGAGTACAACAACAACAACGCTGAGCTCGGTGAAGTCCTGGAAATCATCCAAGCCTACAACGAAAACAACTAA
- a CDS encoding zinc ribbon domain-containing protein, with product MSIASGRPTIVVEVRRHDCDVIVVENLEWIRARILNAKRFQQWAFNGLQEHVVCKGKESEILVGDVPPQHISQRCSHSECEFTREDHGDGNEFEWMKCKKELHVDYNAVRNIGWFLVEYRPTSGVGRTNCQVVLKSGTVNGGAQISQSNWDHLDSPILLLSARVRAKQDFNCQLAE from the coding sequence ATGTCAATTGCATCGGGCCGCCCCACAATCGTGGTCGAAGTACGCCGACACGACTGCGATGTCATCGTGGTTGAGAACTTGGAATGGATTCGAGCACGTATCTTGAACGCGAAGCGGTTCCAGCAGTGGGCGTTCAACGGACTCCAAGAACACGTCGTGTGCAAAGGAAAGGAGTCTGAGATTCTTGTTGGTGATGTACCTCCGCAGCACATCTCGCAACGGTGTAGTCATTCGGAGTGTGAATTCACCCGCGAGGACCATGGTGATGGTAACGAGTTCGAGTGGATGAAGTGCAAAAAAGAACTCCACGTGGACTACAATGCCGTTCGGAATATCGGATGGTTTCTTGTCGAGTACCGGCCCACGTCTGGTGTTGGACGCACAAACTGTCAGGTTGTGCTGAAGTCAGGGACAGTGAACGGGGGTGCTCAGATAAGCCAGTCAAACTGGGATCATCTCGACAGTCCGATTTTACTATTGTCTGCGCGGGTGCGCGCGAAGCAAGATTTCAATTGCCAACTGGCTGAGTGA